From Terriglobales bacterium:
AGCATCTTTCCGAGGGACACGACTTCAGTCGTGCCGTATGAGGACCGATGAAAGAGGAGCTTTAGCCCCTTGAGGTAACAATGAAGCTACGCCGGCTCCTCTTCTTCCTGCTGCTGATCCCTCTGGCTGCCCGCGCCGCCGAGAAGCCCAAAGTCCGCGCCATCACCGCCTTCGTGCGCCTCGACCGCGCCAGCTACCAGGCGCAGGTCCACAACACCCTGGATTTCCTCGGCAAGGCCAAGGCCAGCCTGGAGAAGGCCGGCTACGAGGTGGAGACCATCCGCATCTCCACCCAGCCCTTCCCCGAGTACACCCGTGGCCTCACGCGCGAGCAGGCGCTGGCCTTCTTCCACGAGTACGACCAGCTTGCGGCGAAGGAGAACTTCCTCGCCGCCATCGGCCCCGCCATGCTCACCGATTTCGACGACCCCGCCCAGGCTGAGTTGCTGGGCGAGATCCTCAAAGCCAATCCCAACCTGGACGCCAGCCTGGTGGTGGCGGGCGAAGATGGCGTCCACTGGCGCGCGGTCCGCGCCGCCGCCCGCGTGATGAAGTTCCTGGCCGAGGAGAGCGCGCACAGCCAGGGCAACTTCCACTTCGCCGCCACCTCCATGCTGCCCGAGGGCACGCCCTTCTATCCCGGCTCGTATCATCGCGGCCCGGGACACTCGTTCGCCGTGGCGCTGGAATCCGCCAACGTCGTCAACCAGGCCCTGGCCTCGGCGCCCGGCGACCCGGCTGGGGCGCGACAGGCGCTGGTCACATCGCTCGGCGCCCACGCCCGCGCCATTGAAGCCGTGGCTCTGCGGATCGAGAAACAATCCGGCTGGGGTTACGGCGGGATGGATCTCTCGCCCGCGCCGCTCAAGGACGTCTCCATCGGCGCCGCGCTCGAGAGTTTCACCGGGCAGCGTGTGGGCGCAAGCGGCACCATGACCGCTGCCGCGCTCATCACCAGCGCCCTGCGCGACATCCCCGTAAAGCACGCCGGCTACTCTGGGCTGATGCTGCCCGTGCTCGAGGACTCGCGTCTGGCGCAGCGCTGGAGCGAAGGCGCGCTCACGCTGGAC
This genomic window contains:
- a CDS encoding DUF711 family protein, yielding MKLRRLLFFLLLIPLAARAAEKPKVRAITAFVRLDRASYQAQVHNTLDFLGKAKASLEKAGYEVETIRISTQPFPEYTRGLTREQALAFFHEYDQLAAKENFLAAIGPAMLTDFDDPAQAELLGEILKANPNLDASLVVAGEDGVHWRAVRAAARVMKFLAEESAHSQGNFHFAATSMLPEGTPFYPGSYHRGPGHSFAVALESANVVNQALASAPGDPAGARQALVTSLGAHARAIEAVALRIEKQSGWGYGGMDLSPAPLKDVSIGAALESFTGQRVGASGTMTAAALITSALRDIPVKHAGYSGLMLPVLEDSRLAQRWSEGALTLDSLLAYSAVCGTGLDTIPLPGDITEDQLARIIGDMASLSVKWHKPLSARLLPVKGKKAGEKSAFDDPYLVNATLQPLP